From Riemerella anatipestifer ATCC 11845 = DSM 15868, a single genomic window includes:
- a CDS encoding SusC/RagA family TonB-linked outer membrane protein: protein MNVKLRVLTAGAVFFIGAQSVVAQKAKKDTVKEIEEVVMVAYGKQTKESLTGSVSEVKAKDIKDITTANVVQGMTGKVAGVQIATTNGLPGEEPTVRFRGVGSINGSATPLYVVDGVPFNGNIAAINNADIESMSFLKDASAAALYGSRGANGVVIITTKKGKQGKTRYSFDMKSGVSDRGVPEYNISRSPSQYYEYYYNVLRNQEIHGGATLADAHNSAVAGLIGGANGLGYNITNVANDQIITADGKFNPNASVLYQEDWAKTLFQKGFYTNTFFSASGATNATSFYYSLGYESNETYMTNAKFDKVTARVKADSKLGEKLKFGGNLSYSNMVQNVPDGFNGTTSYSNPFQFSRYIAPIYPVYAYAADGTPIYTTSGIRAFDDGTGRIAPFVRPYAQLQNPYATALYDIKTRKTNQIFASGYGTYSILDGLDFTYTVTGEYNNLRGYSFDTPLYGDAVDDNGRVYNWNNITVALTQQQMLTYNKKFGNLGVEAMLGHETLKRQFDTMSNYMKNGGLLDSPYANHFSVIADASGYGRPYALEGYLARLNLNYAGKYFLNANARRDGSSRFHPDNRWGNFYGFGAAWVVSKEKFLANLSWLNKFKLKASYGEQGNDNLDQYGNNSFYDLPYKDYYRRVTMTTVADMSVLPATTVYRGNKDITWEKNANLNAGFELSLFGNRLNIDAEYFRRKSFDMLYTRPLPLHQGLTVIPDNLGDMENKGVEVTVSVDAIKTQDFNLSFNVNGTSLKNRILRLPNTPLVSGNFILEEGGSMYTWRMREFVGVNPDTGAALFAVLKADGTKTTTETYSDATLINTGKTSVPKYYGGFGINTSYKNFDFTANFAYQLGGWGYDYEWMGLMGAGRGQNFHSDFYNTWSVDNKSANLPVVLPENDKLYYGMSTMGLIKSDYLSLQNVSLGYTFDRDLINSTGIDRLRVYIMSDNVHVWSKRKGYDPRMSYTGSASSSFSPLRTIALGLNVGF, encoded by the coding sequence ATGAATGTGAAATTAAGGGTGCTTACTGCTGGAGCTGTTTTCTTTATAGGAGCTCAAAGTGTAGTAGCACAAAAAGCAAAAAAAGACACGGTAAAAGAGATTGAAGAGGTGGTTATGGTGGCTTATGGTAAGCAGACTAAAGAATCCTTAACGGGGTCAGTGTCGGAAGTTAAGGCCAAGGATATTAAGGATATCACAACTGCTAATGTTGTTCAAGGTATGACTGGTAAAGTAGCTGGGGTGCAAATTGCTACAACCAATGGTTTGCCAGGAGAAGAGCCTACAGTTAGATTTAGGGGGGTTGGTTCTATCAATGGTTCTGCAACACCCTTGTATGTGGTGGATGGGGTTCCTTTTAATGGGAATATAGCAGCTATTAATAATGCGGATATAGAGTCAATGTCTTTCCTAAAGGATGCTTCTGCAGCAGCACTTTACGGAAGTAGAGGTGCTAATGGGGTAGTTATCATTACAACAAAAAAAGGAAAACAGGGTAAAACAAGATATTCATTTGATATGAAATCTGGGGTTTCAGATAGAGGAGTTCCTGAGTATAATATTTCTAGAAGCCCAAGTCAGTACTATGAGTACTATTACAATGTTTTGAGAAATCAAGAGATTCACGGAGGAGCTACACTAGCTGATGCTCATAATTCTGCTGTTGCAGGCTTAATTGGTGGTGCTAATGGTTTAGGATATAATATTACAAATGTAGCTAATGACCAAATAATCACAGCTGATGGTAAGTTTAACCCTAATGCTTCTGTTTTATACCAAGAAGATTGGGCTAAGACTTTATTCCAAAAAGGGTTTTATACTAATACATTCTTTAGTGCATCTGGTGCTACTAATGCAACTTCTTTCTACTACTCTTTAGGATATGAATCCAACGAGACTTATATGACTAATGCTAAGTTTGATAAGGTAACAGCTCGTGTTAAGGCAGATTCTAAGTTAGGAGAAAAACTTAAGTTTGGAGGTAATTTGTCTTATTCTAATATGGTACAAAATGTTCCTGATGGATTTAATGGGACAACAAGTTACTCTAATCCGTTTCAGTTTTCTAGGTATATTGCTCCTATTTATCCAGTTTACGCTTATGCAGCAGATGGGACACCAATATATACTACGTCGGGAATTAGAGCTTTTGATGATGGAACTGGGAGGATAGCTCCTTTTGTTAGGCCTTATGCTCAGTTACAGAACCCTTATGCAACTGCTTTATATGACATAAAGACAAGAAAAACTAACCAAATTTTTGCAAGTGGTTACGGTACTTACTCTATTCTTGATGGTTTAGATTTTACATATACTGTAACAGGAGAGTATAATAACTTGAGAGGCTATTCCTTTGATACTCCACTGTATGGAGATGCGGTAGATGATAATGGTAGAGTTTATAACTGGAACAATATTACTGTTGCTTTAACTCAACAGCAAATGTTGACCTATAATAAGAAATTTGGAAACTTAGGAGTTGAGGCAATGTTGGGGCATGAAACATTGAAGAGACAGTTTGATACAATGTCAAATTATATGAAGAACGGAGGGTTACTGGATAGCCCTTATGCAAACCATTTTTCTGTAATTGCTGATGCAAGTGGATATGGTAGACCTTATGCTTTAGAAGGGTATTTAGCTAGGTTAAACTTAAATTATGCAGGCAAGTACTTTCTTAATGCAAATGCAAGGAGAGATGGTTCTTCTAGGTTTCACCCAGATAATAGATGGGGTAATTTCTACGGGTTTGGTGCTGCATGGGTAGTTTCCAAGGAGAAATTTTTAGCAAATTTATCTTGGTTAAACAAATTTAAGCTTAAGGCCTCGTATGGAGAACAAGGAAATGATAACTTAGATCAGTATGGGAATAACTCTTTCTATGACTTGCCGTACAAGGATTACTATAGAAGAGTTACAATGACTACTGTTGCTGATATGTCAGTATTGCCTGCAACTACAGTTTATAGAGGTAATAAAGATATTACTTGGGAGAAAAATGCTAATTTAAACGCAGGTTTTGAGCTGTCCTTATTTGGAAATAGATTAAATATAGATGCGGAGTATTTTAGAAGAAAGTCTTTTGATATGCTTTATACAAGACCTCTTCCTTTACATCAAGGATTAACTGTGATACCTGATAACTTGGGAGATATGGAAAATAAAGGGGTAGAAGTTACAGTTTCAGTAGATGCTATCAAAACCCAAGATTTTAATTTATCTTTCAATGTCAATGGAACCTCTTTAAAGAATAGAATACTGAGATTGCCTAATACACCTCTTGTTAGTGGAAACTTTATTCTTGAAGAAGGGGGAAGTATGTATACATGGAGAATGAGGGAGTTTGTAGGAGTAAACCCTGATACAGGAGCAGCATTGTTTGCCGTTTTGAAAGCAGATGGTACAAAAACAACTACTGAAACTTACTCAGATGCTACTCTTATAAATACAGGTAAAACCTCTGTGCCTAAATATTATGGTGGATTTGGTATAAATACTTCATACAAGAACTTTGATTTTACGGCTAATTTTGCTTATCAGTTAGGAGGATGGGGATATGACTATGAATGGATGGGACTCATGGGAGCAGGAAGAGGACAAAATTTCCACTCAGATTTTTATAATACTTGGTCAGTAGATAATAAATCAGCTAATCTGCCGGTTGTTTTACCAGAGAATGACAAGCTTTATTATGGTATGTCTACCATGGGGTTAATAAAGTCTGACTATTTGTCTTTACAAAATGTAAGTTTAGGTTATACATTTGATAGAGATCTTATTAATAGCACAGGGATAGATAGATTAAGAGTTTATATAATGTCTGATAATGTTCACGTATGGTCAAAAAGAAAAGGATATGATCCAAGAATGTCTTATACAGGATCTGCTAGCAGCTCTTTTTCACCTCTTAGAACAATCGCTTTAGGATTGAATGTTGGTTTTTAG
- the infB gene encoding translation initiation factor IF-2, whose amino-acid sequence MPKNIRLNKAIKELNISVSRAVEFLRTKNIEIDSNPNALLAPEAYSALEAEFKKDGEQKKASNEVVISKVPEEKIELKEEKAPEVIRAKSSEKLEPKVLGKIDLGQNKTEEKKTEVKEEPIVETEEKEEPVKLEADSQKTELKVLDKIDLSQIESSRPKPSKKLEAKKEKTVAKKEEKSEVKKEEKSAVKVEEVVQPKKEAEVKEAVVAEEPQKIETNYQKLEGPKILKQTVDLSQFETRPKKKKRKRITKTTDAKPVQGQNKEQDNKTKGNNSGGVRPDNKGNRGGKKKRGEKTMPVELTEEQVKNQIKETLEKLTNKGGKSKSAKYRKEKRTQRREQDAEQQELEAKDRTLKVTEFITVSELASLMDVSPMEVISACFALGVMVTMNQRLEADTLTLVAEEFGFDIVFADAELTDDNAEEEEDTEEDLVHRAPIVTVMGHVDHGKTSLLDYIRKTNVIAGESGGITQHIGAYNVKLENGERITFLDTPGHEAFTAMRARGAQVTDIAIIVIAADDDVMPQTKEAISHAQAAGVPMIIAINKVDKPNANPDKIREQLSQLNILVEEWGGNVQSQEISAKFGNNVDLLLEKVLIQAELLELKANPNKRSNGVIIEAALDKGRGYVATMLVQAGTLKVGDYVLAGKNHGKVKAMLDERGNNMEEAGPSIPVTILGLDGAPTAGDKFKVYEDEREAKNLANKREQLHREQSIRTKKHLTLDEIGRRIALGDFKELNIILKGDVDGSVEALSDMLQKLSTEEIQINILHKGVGQITESDILLATASDAVVIGFNVRAGANAKDLADKEEIEIRTYSVIYDAIDDVKEAMEGMLSPEIKEQVVGNVEIREVFKISKVGSIAGCMVLTGKVTRNSKIRLLRDGIVKFDGELESLKRFKDDVKEVAKGYECGLNLKGYNDIEVGDILEVYEQVSVKKKLK is encoded by the coding sequence ATGCCAAAAAATATTAGATTAAATAAAGCAATTAAGGAACTTAATATCTCGGTATCTAGAGCGGTAGAATTTCTAAGAACCAAAAATATAGAGATAGATAGTAATCCAAATGCTCTATTGGCACCAGAGGCATATTCTGCATTGGAAGCTGAGTTCAAAAAAGATGGAGAGCAAAAAAAGGCTTCTAATGAGGTGGTAATTTCTAAAGTTCCAGAGGAAAAGATTGAACTAAAAGAGGAAAAAGCCCCTGAGGTTATAAGAGCCAAGTCTTCTGAAAAACTTGAACCTAAAGTTTTAGGTAAAATAGATTTAGGTCAAAATAAGACAGAAGAAAAAAAGACTGAGGTTAAAGAAGAACCTATAGTAGAGACAGAAGAGAAAGAAGAGCCTGTAAAATTGGAGGCAGATTCTCAAAAGACTGAACTGAAAGTTTTAGATAAGATAGACTTGAGTCAGATAGAATCTTCTAGACCGAAGCCTTCCAAAAAATTAGAAGCTAAGAAAGAAAAAACAGTAGCTAAAAAAGAAGAAAAATCTGAGGTTAAGAAAGAAGAGAAGTCAGCTGTTAAAGTGGAAGAAGTGGTTCAACCTAAAAAAGAGGCAGAAGTTAAAGAGGCAGTTGTTGCGGAAGAGCCTCAAAAAATTGAAACCAACTATCAAAAACTGGAGGGTCCTAAAATTTTAAAACAAACTGTGGACTTATCTCAGTTTGAAACTCGTCCTAAGAAAAAGAAGAGGAAAAGAATTACAAAGACTACTGATGCTAAACCTGTTCAAGGACAAAATAAAGAGCAAGATAATAAGACTAAAGGTAATAATTCTGGAGGAGTTCGCCCTGACAATAAAGGAAATCGTGGAGGAAAGAAGAAGAGAGGAGAGAAGACAATGCCTGTAGAGCTTACAGAAGAGCAAGTAAAAAATCAAATTAAGGAGACTTTAGAGAAACTAACCAATAAAGGTGGTAAATCTAAGTCAGCTAAATATAGAAAGGAGAAGAGAACTCAGCGTAGAGAGCAAGATGCAGAACAACAAGAGTTAGAGGCAAAGGATAGAACACTTAAAGTAACCGAGTTTATTACAGTGAGTGAGTTGGCTAGTCTTATGGATGTATCGCCAATGGAAGTAATATCAGCTTGCTTTGCCTTAGGAGTAATGGTAACAATGAACCAAAGATTAGAGGCAGATACACTAACATTAGTGGCGGAAGAGTTTGGTTTTGATATTGTTTTTGCCGATGCGGAACTTACAGATGATAATGCGGAAGAGGAAGAAGATACAGAAGAAGATTTAGTTCACAGAGCGCCTATCGTAACGGTAATGGGGCATGTGGATCACGGTAAAACTTCGTTACTCGACTATATAAGAAAAACCAACGTTATCGCTGGGGAGTCTGGAGGTATCACTCAGCACATCGGAGCTTACAATGTTAAGTTAGAAAATGGAGAACGCATTACTTTCCTAGATACACCAGGACACGAAGCCTTTACAGCGATGAGAGCTAGAGGGGCTCAAGTTACTGATATTGCTATCATTGTAATTGCAGCGGACGACGATGTAATGCCACAAACAAAAGAGGCTATCTCTCACGCTCAGGCAGCGGGAGTTCCTATGATTATTGCAATTAACAAGGTGGATAAACCAAATGCTAATCCAGATAAAATTAGAGAGCAGTTATCTCAATTAAATATATTGGTAGAAGAATGGGGTGGTAATGTACAATCTCAAGAAATATCTGCTAAGTTTGGTAATAATGTGGATTTACTTTTAGAAAAAGTATTGATACAGGCGGAACTTTTAGAGCTTAAAGCTAATCCTAATAAGCGTTCTAACGGAGTTATTATAGAGGCTGCCTTGGATAAAGGTAGAGGTTATGTAGCTACAATGCTTGTTCAGGCAGGTACACTTAAAGTGGGAGACTATGTCTTAGCTGGTAAAAACCACGGTAAGGTGAAGGCAATGCTAGATGAAAGAGGTAATAATATGGAGGAGGCAGGACCTTCTATCCCTGTAACTATCTTAGGTTTAGACGGAGCACCTACTGCGGGAGATAAGTTTAAAGTTTATGAAGATGAAAGAGAAGCTAAAAACTTAGCGAATAAGAGAGAACAGCTTCATAGAGAGCAGTCTATAAGAACTAAGAAACATTTAACATTAGACGAAATAGGAAGACGTATCGCTTTGGGCGACTTCAAAGAGCTTAATATTATCCTTAAAGGTGATGTGGATGGTTCTGTGGAAGCACTATCTGATATGTTACAAAAACTATCTACTGAGGAAATTCAAATCAATATATTACACAAAGGCGTTGGTCAAATTACAGAGAGCGACATCTTATTGGCAACTGCTTCAGACGCTGTAGTTATTGGCTTTAATGTAAGAGCGGGAGCAAACGCAAAAGATTTAGCGGACAAAGAAGAGATAGAAATAAGAACTTACTCTGTCATCTACGACGCCATAGACGATGTTAAGGAAGCTATGGAAGGAATGCTTTCTCCTGAAATTAAAGAGCAAGTGGTGGGTAATGTTGAAATTAGAGAAGTGTTTAAGATTTCTAAAGTAGGCTCTATTGCAGGGTGTATGGTACTTACAGGTAAAGTTACTAGAAACTCTAAGATAAGACTTCTAAGGGATGGTATTGTGAAGTTTGATGGCGAACTTGAGAGTTTAAAACGCTTTAAAGATGATGTTAAAGAGGTTGCCAAGGGCTACGAATGTGGGCTTAACCTTAAAGGCTATAATGATATAGAGGTTGGAGATATCTTAGAAGTTTATGAACAAGTAAGTGTTAAGAAAAAATTGAAGTAA
- a CDS encoding DUF6630 family protein — protein sequence MILENLKNLFKIFKKSRINPKSNNMTLESFKALPDIVRFMEEPDCHWQQSIKPNTPQFKSDIVLEYTYYPSSFESDNPEEDKASLKKIKAKNIFEPYEKTFLEPFNIGFLSDEDKKNDGEYNLILMYFGVPSFGEFKKYFKTLGLMFYLIPSYYEDGTMNVAVFYNLNPCLPPFETVVEAKVLDVNTQNEYEKYYLKAFTEAVEIVCNEFEIVTEKNQGKFVKSVEEAPEKLLEEFIEIVGVKGFRSEEEIQVFKQNWHLIQENPEKYKEILVDEGYFDEDSEVDIPYFTQHLLSELLLTFNSDWKVDYDDLSQFISEEIQQEFTIKDKEMWQIAEKIEKESDFTMLNIDTQMDSYSLFICKKSEKERVLEIARKLDFPIEARF from the coding sequence ATGATTTTAGAAAATTTGAAAAATCTATTTAAAATATTTAAAAAATCTAGGATTAACCCTAAAAGTAATAATATGACTTTAGAAAGTTTTAAAGCTCTTCCTGATATTGTGCGATTTATGGAGGAGCCTGACTGTCATTGGCAACAAAGTATAAAGCCTAATACGCCCCAGTTCAAATCTGATATAGTTTTAGAATATACCTATTATCCTTCGTCTTTTGAAAGTGATAATCCAGAGGAAGATAAAGCTAGTCTAAAAAAGATAAAGGCAAAAAATATATTTGAACCGTATGAAAAAACATTTTTAGAGCCTTTTAATATTGGTTTTTTATCAGATGAAGATAAAAAGAATGATGGCGAATATAACTTGATTTTAATGTATTTTGGAGTTCCATCATTTGGAGAATTTAAAAAATATTTTAAGACATTGGGGCTGATGTTTTATCTGATTCCGTCGTATTATGAAGACGGGACAATGAATGTGGCTGTTTTTTATAATTTAAATCCGTGTCTTCCTCCGTTTGAGACAGTTGTTGAGGCTAAAGTTCTTGATGTGAATACACAAAATGAGTACGAAAAGTACTATTTAAAAGCTTTTACTGAAGCTGTAGAAATTGTTTGTAATGAGTTTGAGATTGTTACAGAGAAAAACCAAGGGAAATTTGTAAAATCAGTAGAAGAAGCTCCAGAAAAACTGCTGGAAGAATTTATAGAAATTGTTGGTGTGAAGGGCTTTCGGAGTGAAGAGGAAATTCAGGTGTTTAAACAAAACTGGCATTTAATTCAAGAAAACCCTGAGAAATATAAAGAAATACTTGTGGATGAAGGTTATTTTGATGAGGATTCTGAGGTGGATATACCTTATTTTACTCAACATTTGCTGTCCGAGTTATTATTGACTTTCAATTCCGATTGGAAAGTGGATTATGATGATTTAAGTCAGTTTATTTCCGAAGAAATACAGCAAGAATTTACTATTAAAGATAAAGAAATGTGGCAGATTGCAGAGAAAATAGAAAAAGAATCTGACTTTACAATGCTAAATATTGATACACAGATGGATAGTTATTCGCTTTTTATTTGCAAAAAGTCAGAAAAAGAGAGGGTTTTGGAAATTGCAAGAAAGTTAGATTTCCCTATTGAAGCTCGTTTTTAG
- the rimP gene encoding ribosome assembly cofactor RimP: MSIKAQVETLLNDFLSEREDLFLIDLKVSAGDDVVVILDGDNGVTLQDCLDASRAIEFNMDREEHDFSLQVMSAGLSEPLTQIRQFRKNIGRDLDILLNDSSKIEGELARVEENKVVLILRYRKPKEIGKGKIDVEEEKEILLSDIKKALVAIKF, translated from the coding sequence ATGAGTATAAAAGCACAGGTGGAAACGCTACTTAACGATTTCCTTTCGGAGAGAGAAGATTTATTTTTAATAGATCTTAAAGTGTCGGCGGGAGATGATGTGGTAGTTATTTTAGATGGAGATAATGGAGTTACCTTGCAAGATTGTCTAGATGCAAGTAGAGCTATAGAGTTTAATATGGATAGAGAAGAGCATGACTTTAGCCTTCAGGTGATGTCGGCAGGACTCAGCGAGCCATTGACTCAAATAAGACAGTTTAGAAAAAACATAGGCAGAGATTTGGATATTCTGCTGAATGACTCCTCTAAAATAGAAGGTGAGTTGGCTAGAGTGGAAGAGAATAAAGTAGTGTTAATCTTACGCTACCGTAAACCTAAGGAAATAGGTAAAGGTAAGATAGATGTAGAGGAGGAGAAAGAAATTTTACTTTCGGATATAAAAAAAGCTTTAGTAGCTATTAAGTTTTAG
- the nusA gene encoding transcription termination factor NusA, with the protein MDNLALIEAFGDFKEEKNISKIDLMAIIEDSLKTLLRKRYDSDDHFDVIVNPDKGDFQIFLNKTIVEDQMSEDDDLEIEISEARKTDPTFEVGEEFTQEIKVSQLGRRNILTLKQILATKIQEHHNAYLYEQFKDRIGEIMVGEVHHIRFKHVILLDDEGNEYILPKDKQIPSDFFRKGDNVRAVIESVDFKGSKPQITISRISPKFLERLLELEIPEIQDGTIILKKVVRIPGEKAKIAVDAYDDRIDPVGACVGVKGSRIHGVVRELRNENIDVIQWSKNPEILVKRALGNVTINKIDINAEESKALVYTPSEEIAKIIGKQGQNIKLASWLSDYEIDVYREAHEDDDVELDEFSDEIEDWVIETFKKVGLDTAKSIIDKDTEALVRLTDLEEETIEEVKRILAEEFND; encoded by the coding sequence ATGGATAATTTAGCTTTGATAGAAGCGTTTGGGGATTTTAAAGAAGAGAAAAATATCAGTAAGATTGATTTGATGGCAATCATAGAAGATTCTCTTAAAACCCTTCTAAGGAAAAGATATGATTCTGATGATCATTTTGATGTGATTGTAAATCCAGATAAGGGAGATTTCCAGATTTTTCTCAATAAAACTATTGTAGAAGACCAAATGTCAGAAGATGACGATTTGGAAATAGAAATTTCGGAAGCTAGAAAAACAGATCCTACTTTTGAAGTGGGGGAAGAGTTTACTCAAGAAATTAAAGTATCTCAACTGGGGAGAAGAAATATCTTAACGCTTAAGCAAATTTTAGCAACTAAAATACAAGAGCATCACAATGCTTACTTATATGAGCAATTCAAGGATAGAATTGGGGAAATTATGGTGGGAGAAGTTCATCATATCCGTTTCAAGCATGTGATATTATTAGATGATGAGGGCAACGAATATATTTTGCCAAAAGACAAGCAGATACCTTCAGATTTCTTTAGAAAAGGAGATAATGTGAGAGCTGTGATAGAAAGTGTTGATTTTAAAGGAAGTAAACCTCAAATTACGATTTCTAGAATATCGCCTAAGTTCTTAGAGAGACTATTAGAATTGGAAATTCCAGAAATTCAAGATGGAACTATTATTCTTAAAAAAGTGGTAAGAATACCAGGTGAAAAAGCTAAAATTGCTGTAGATGCTTACGATGATAGAATAGACCCTGTGGGAGCGTGTGTGGGGGTTAAAGGTTCTAGAATACACGGTGTGGTAAGAGAACTTAGAAATGAAAATATAGATGTTATCCAATGGTCTAAAAATCCAGAAATATTGGTTAAGAGAGCTTTGGGTAATGTTACTATAAATAAAATAGACATCAATGCAGAGGAGTCAAAAGCATTGGTATACACGCCTTCGGAGGAGATTGCTAAAATCATAGGTAAGCAAGGTCAAAATATCAAATTAGCTTCTTGGCTATCTGATTATGAAATAGATGTTTACAGGGAAGCTCATGAAGATGATGATGTAGAGCTAGATGAATTTAGTGATGAAATTGAGGATTGGGTGATAGAGACTTTCAAAAAAGTTGGTTTAGATACGGCTAAGAGTATCATAGATAAGGATACGGAGGCCTTAGTTCGTTTGACTGACTTGGAAGAAGAAACAATAGAAGAAGTTAAAAGAATTTTAGCAGAAGAGTTTAACGATTAG
- a CDS encoding RagB/SusD family nutrient uptake outer membrane protein: MKKYIIATLTLLSVVNCSDEFLNTETQDLVSTDRFEDVLKKYPEKAMFILGGLEQGNTRYLASSNTREASTGAHDDFGYMSIKLGLDHMTNDFIQTQNHWFSSYYRYLAPNVDNTGTEMIWKFYYKVIFNMNELLTNLPEESTLDQQGLYFKGRLLTMRAACYLDLIRLYAKGSEGIPYIALEKGISVASRYPTASVYGEIEKDLLRAYSLLNGYSTGASKEFINQNVAAGFLARLYLTTGNNSEAAKYAKYARTGYSPMSSTQLMDGFSDINNPEWMWGTDISTSTSTVYASFFSHIANLSPGYAGLLRVYKSIDKRLYEKISDTDIRKKWFDGTAHNLPKYANVKFVDATRFEGDYVYMRASEMYLIEAEALALFGDEAKAKQVLFELISKRDPSYSLSTNSGQALLEEIRTHKRIELWGEGVTFFDMKRLNEALVRDYAGSNHASHGKFNIEAGSDKFRFKIPQRELDTNPKVSN; this comes from the coding sequence ATGAAAAAGTATATAATAGCGACCTTGACTTTATTATCTGTCGTAAATTGTAGTGATGAGTTTTTAAATACGGAAACTCAAGATTTAGTTTCAACAGATCGTTTTGAGGATGTGTTGAAAAAATATCCAGAGAAGGCTATGTTTATATTAGGAGGGTTGGAGCAAGGTAATACTAGGTATTTAGCCTCTTCTAATACTCGAGAAGCGAGTACTGGTGCACACGATGATTTTGGGTATATGTCTATAAAATTGGGGCTAGATCATATGACAAATGATTTTATTCAAACTCAGAATCATTGGTTTTCATCATATTATAGATATTTAGCACCTAATGTGGATAACACTGGAACGGAAATGATATGGAAGTTCTATTATAAAGTTATCTTTAATATGAATGAACTTTTGACTAATCTACCAGAAGAAAGTACTTTAGATCAGCAAGGGCTTTATTTTAAAGGGAGACTTTTAACTATGAGAGCTGCATGCTATTTGGATCTTATAAGACTTTATGCAAAAGGATCTGAGGGGATACCATATATTGCATTAGAGAAAGGAATAAGTGTTGCGTCTAGGTATCCTACTGCTAGTGTCTATGGTGAAATAGAGAAAGACTTGTTACGTGCTTATTCTTTGTTAAATGGATACTCAACTGGAGCATCAAAGGAGTTTATTAATCAAAATGTAGCTGCTGGTTTTTTAGCCAGGTTGTACTTAACTACAGGAAATAATTCTGAGGCAGCAAAATATGCAAAATACGCTAGAACGGGTTATTCACCTATGAGTTCAACTCAGCTTATGGATGGTTTTAGTGATATTAATAATCCAGAGTGGATGTGGGGTACAGATATTTCTACATCTACATCTACAGTTTATGCATCGTTCTTTTCTCATATAGCAAATTTAAGTCCTGGATATGCAGGATTATTGAGGGTGTATAAGAGTATAGACAAAAGGCTGTATGAAAAAATATCAGATACTGATATTAGAAAGAAGTGGTTTGATGGTACAGCCCATAACCTTCCGAAGTATGCTAATGTTAAATTTGTAGATGCTACAAGGTTTGAGGGAGATTATGTTTATATGAGGGCTTCAGAAATGTATCTTATAGAAGCCGAAGCGTTGGCGTTATTTGGGGATGAAGCTAAAGCTAAACAGGTTTTATTTGAACTAATTTCTAAGAGAGACCCTTCTTATTCATTATCAACTAATAGTGGTCAAGCTTTGCTAGAGGAGATAAGAACTCATAAAAGGATAGAGTTATGGGGAGAAGGGGTTACATTTTTTGATATGAAGAGATTGAACGAAGCCTTGGTTAGAGATTATGCTGGTAGTAACCATGCTAGTCACGGTAAGTTCAATATAGAAGCAGGAAGTGATAAGTTCAGATTTAAGATTCCTCAAAGAGAATTGGATACCAACCCAAAGGTTTCTAACTAG